The Gorilla gorilla gorilla isolate KB3781 chromosome 23, NHGRI_mGorGor1-v2.1_pri, whole genome shotgun sequence genomic interval TGACCTTTGTCCCTCCCTTTTGGATAGACACAGCCACCTTTTCTCCCCACCCCAGCAGCAGGGCTGTTGCTGAGTGACCCTGAGGTTGGTGATGCAGAAAAGCAGAGGCGGGTGTCACTCTTTATTGCGGGGTCCACACTGTGGGTGCTGGGGCCCCTCCCACTGAGGGAAGGCTGAGCCTCTAGCCAGGGCTGGCCACCTGGCCACCTATGAGTCCATTCTTCTGTCCCCTTAATCTCAGGCTGAGCATTTGCACTGGATTTCTGGGGGCCTGTGAGTCCTCCCTGACCTTCATCGCCCACTATCATGTGCTTGAGAGCATCACAAGTCAGTAGCAATGAGCCAGGTGGGCGGTGGGTCACCTGGCACAGCAGGCCTGGGGCTCGGGTCCCAGCCCAGCAGCTGTGGAGTCCCaggtggaggcaggggtggtggcCCCGGCCGCACTGCCCTCAGGCTCAAGGTCCAGGCCCTCGTAGATGGTGGGGAGTGAGGTGCGCTGGCTCAGCCGCCGGCGCAGGCCGAccagcaggggctggggcagggaagcCACATCCACGTTGTTGCCCAGGTCCACCCAAGCCAAAGCAGGGAACTTGGTGGTGTCCTTGATGGCATCAGTGAGCTTGCGGGCAGTGGCCCGCGTCAGTCGGTTGCCGTTGAGCAGGAGCTGGGTGAGGCGGGGCAGCGCCCACAGGCTGGGCAGCAGGAGGTGCAGCAGCTCATCACTCAGTCCCGTGAAGCTCAGGTCCAGCACCGCCAGCACAGCACCATGGCTGCTCAGGTAGCGTGTGATGTGTTGCACGTCCTGTGTCGACAGCAGGATGCCCGAGAGGTCCACAGTCTCCCCTGCCAGCAGAGTCTTCTGGAGGCTGCTCTTGAGGCTATGGGAGAGTGGCAAGTGGGGATGGACTAGGCAACCAGGCAGTCCCCCCATCGACCACAGACAGTGACCTGTCGGGAACAGCCCAGGCCTACAGTCTGGCAAAGCCAGATTCAAACTGTGTCTTtcgtattttttgagacaaagtttcgctctttttgcccaggctggagtgcagtggcacaatctcggcttacggcaacctctgcctcccggattcaagcgattctcctgcttcagcctcccaagtagctgggattaaaggcatgtgccaccacgcctggctaattttgtatttttagtagaggtggggtttctccatctttgtcaggctggtctcgaactcctgacctcaggtgatctgaccgcctcagcctcccaaagtgctgggattacaggcgtgagccactgcgcccgggccCAAACTGTCACTTTCTAAGTGGGTGGCCATGGGCAatgctcagagcctcagtttcccctttggTGAAAATGGGAcgtggttgttgtgaggattaaatgcacACACAGTAAGGCTCTATCTTCATGAACTATTATTTGAAATCTCACTGTGTGCCCAGCATCCCACACCTGTTTTATTGACATCTCACTTATTTTTCAGATAGGTGAAGTAACTCTTCCATGGCCACACACCACTAAGCGGGGAACCAGGTCCCCAAACTGAGATGCTCTGACTCTTGAGCCCACATGTTTTTTTCCCTGTGCCCCTTCTGATGTCGATTCTTTTAGGGTAGGGAGAAATTCTCCTACAAAGGGACGGCTATTAGGCTGTACAGGGCACTGGGGATAGAGAGGGACAGGCCCACGGTAGTGAAAGGGGAGGTCCTGGGTGTGCAGGC includes:
- the LRRC75B gene encoding leucine-rich repeat-containing protein 75B — encoded protein: MGARLGRRAGPEAGSQAGAAAGCGPAPYERRVRWLREIQSTLRERRPERARQLLRLLRQDLGLERTILPDILYRDVAFLNPVDPISHDLLVNLARDLQCPKKDYELWKSSDKICRQLIYHLTPHSKQQQGSSLRQRKTQSCLKSSLQKTLLAGETVDLSGILLSTQDVQHITRYLSSHGAVLAVLDLSFTGLSDELLHLLLPSLWALPRLTQLLLNGNRLTRATARKLTDAIKDTTKFPALAWVDLGNNVDVASLPQPLLVGLRRRLSQRTSLPTIYEGLDLEPEGSAAGATTPASTWDSTAAGLGPEPQACCAR